In one window of Littorina saxatilis isolate snail1 linkage group LG11, US_GU_Lsax_2.0, whole genome shotgun sequence DNA:
- the LOC138979526 gene encoding uncharacterized protein, giving the protein MVHDAANLNLKEASLSLFADDMALWEAVNCKSERTIKTKMGRYQEKVDQIADYMQTNGFELSTEKTVFMAFTGVQLVKRTCSITINGVQLVPADKTKFLGVTFTSSLSWGPHIDSLVRKAQRSLNLIKVLSRESWAARKPLIHLVRALVRSRLSYGQEAFFAAPDSQWVKLERVERAALKVALGVPRSAVSTLLYQEVGWLPLKEECHLRCAQLAVRIHCVPNTAVEVFTPDMGDTDHMQYKALESKTHTYQTVLPIYNHVKGIWEQSGLSKEKLVTGGTLPYPPWLLEAPNLIIDYGDGLKKAEDPLLLATVAKEKIDQRFKSHLQVFTDGSILQSGEAGCALSIPGLDITRKYKLNKGISIFSAELFAIYMACTLINDLPTPPLGVVILTDSKSSLQALAHGTKNRIPEYA; this is encoded by the coding sequence ATGGTCCACGATGCAGCAAATCTGAACCTCAAGGAGgcctcattgtctctgtttgCCGATGACATGGCCCTCTGGGAAGCAGTCAACTGCAAGTCAGaaagaacaatcaaaacaaaaatggggCGGTACCAAGAAAAAGTCGACCAAATCGCTGACTACATGCAGACGAATGGCTTTGAGCTATCTACCGAAAAAACCGTGTTCATGGCTTTCACAGGAGTGCAGCTCGTCAAAAGGACATGTTCCATCACCATAAATGGGGTGCAGCTGGTGCCAGCAGATAAAACCAAGTTCTTGGGAGTGACATTCACAAGCTCTCTCAGTTGGGGCCCACACATAGACTCACTTGTGAGAAAAGCTCAACGCTCTCTAAACCTGATAAAGGTTCTGAGCAGAGAGTCGTGGGCAGCCAGAAAACCATTGATCCATCTTGTCCGTGCCCTTGTTCGGTCGCGCCTCAGCTATGGCCAAGAGGCTTTCTTTGCAGCTCCTGACAGTCAGTGGGTAAAGCTTGAAAGAGTAGAAAGAGCCGCTCTCAAAGTGGCGCTGGGGGTCCCCAGATCGGCAGTCTCCACCCTACTTTACCAGGAAGTGGGATGGCTGCCACTGAAAGAGGAATGCCACCTCAGATGTGCACAGCTGGCTGTCAGAATACACTGTGTCCCAAACACGGCAGTGGAAGTATTTACCCCAGACATGGGAGATACCGACCACATGCAATACAAAGCTCTTGAGTCCAAGACTcatacataccaaacagtgcTCCCAATATACAACCATGTGAAGGGCATATGGGAACAGAGTGGCCTGTCCAAGGAAAAGCTGGTCACAGGTGGTACTCTTCCTTACCCTCCATGGCTGCTTGAAGCCCCAAATCTGATCATAGACTATGGAGACGGCCTCAAAAAGGCAGAAGACCCATTGCTGCTAGCCACAgttgcaaaagaaaagatcgatcaacgatttaaaagccacctacaggtcttcacagatggttcgatcctgcagtcaggggaggctgggtgtgccttgtcgattcctggacttgatataacacgaaaatacaagctAAACAAGGGGATCAGCATCTTCTCTGCAGAGTTATTTGCTATCTACATGGCCTGCACACTGATAAACGATCTGCCAACCCCACCCCTGGGGGTGGTCATCCTTACGGACTCAAAATCCTCGTTGCAAGCACTTGCACATGGCACCAAGAACAGAATACCTGAATAtgcctga